From the genome of Palaemon carinicauda isolate YSFRI2023 chromosome 6, ASM3689809v2, whole genome shotgun sequence, one region includes:
- the LOC137641980 gene encoding ATP-dependent RNA helicase glh-2-like: protein MKGLQVLFVCCLTASAFAQGNRGNQGNTRLIGGLLSGLTGGFGGNPGFGGGGFGGNPGFGGGGFGGNPGFGGGGFGGGGLGGFGGASQTCRRWCRTPEGQAYCCESNNEPDTIPFVKPGQCPPVRPQCPPVRSFAPPQTCSNDSKCGGVDKCCYDRCLEEHVCKPPIGTGGFGGFGGGFGGFGR from the coding sequence GGATTACAGGTTTTGTTCGTCTGCTGCTTGACAGCGTCTGCCTTTGcacaaggtaatcgaggtaatcaAGGAAACACGCGGCTCATCGGTGGACTGTTGTCAGGACTGACAGGTGGCTTCGGAGGTAATCCTGGATTTGGAGGCGGTGGCTTTGGAGGAAATCCTGGATTTGGAGGCGGTGGCTTTGGAGGTAATCCTGGATTTGGAGGTGGTGGCTTTGGAGGTGGAGGACTCGGGGGCTTCGGCGGTGCTTCCCAGACGTGCAGACGTTGGTGCCGAACTCCCGAGGGACAGGCCTACTGCTGCGAGAGCAACAACGAGCCTGACACCATTCCCTTCGTCAAGCCAGGTCAATGCCCTCCCGTAAGACCTCAGTGCCCACCCGTCAGGAGCTTTGCTCCCCCTCAAACATGCTCCAATGACAGCAAGTGCGGAGGCGTCGACAAGTGCTGTTACGACAGGTGTCTCGAGGAACACGTTTGCAAACCACCTATTGGAACTGGAGGCTTCGGAGGATTCGGTGGTGGATTCGGTGGTTTTGGCCGTTGA